A single window of Syntrophotalea acetylenica DNA harbors:
- a CDS encoding UbiA family prenyltransferase: MSHRWWIYFQERFPIFAHGPLILAFSLSAMGYSALLRGANNLRPDAAGIAFVTALFFFLQLRIADEFKDAEEDARYRPYRPVPRGLITLCELGWLAAGTAALQLAGSLWLQPPLVLLLIAAWGYLVLMSKEFFLRSWLKQRPLAYMLSHMLILPIFDGYATACDWLVARVAPPAGLEWFLAASYFNGMVIEIGRKIRAPADEEEGVETYSFLWGRSAALAAWLLVMFLSACCALQGAALLRFVKPLSVFFACMLLSAITLACAFVHAPRPGRGWQVEVFSGIWTIGLYLGLGIAPWIVHFARF; this comes from the coding sequence ATGAGCCATCGATGGTGGATTTATTTCCAGGAACGCTTCCCGATCTTTGCCCATGGTCCACTTATTTTAGCCTTCAGCCTGTCTGCCATGGGTTATTCAGCACTTTTGCGGGGTGCGAACAACCTTCGCCCCGATGCGGCCGGCATCGCCTTTGTCACAGCACTGTTTTTCTTCCTGCAGCTTCGCATTGCCGATGAATTCAAGGATGCCGAAGAAGATGCCCGTTATCGGCCTTATCGGCCTGTTCCCCGGGGATTGATCACTCTGTGCGAGTTGGGCTGGCTGGCGGCAGGAACAGCTGCACTGCAACTGGCGGGATCTCTCTGGTTGCAACCCCCCCTGGTGCTGCTGTTGATAGCGGCCTGGGGTTATCTGGTTTTGATGAGCAAGGAATTTTTCCTCCGTTCATGGTTGAAACAACGGCCGCTCGCCTACATGCTTTCCCATATGCTAATCCTGCCGATTTTCGATGGCTATGCCACGGCTTGCGACTGGCTGGTGGCGAGAGTCGCTCCGCCTGCAGGGCTTGAGTGGTTTCTTGCCGCCAGTTACTTCAACGGCATGGTGATCGAAATCGGCCGCAAAATCCGTGCACCTGCCGATGAGGAAGAGGGGGTGGAAACCTATTCATTTTTATGGGGGCGATCTGCAGCGCTTGCGGCATGGTTGTTGGTGATGTTTTTGTCGGCCTGTTGCGCTTTGCAAGGTGCCGCCCTGTTGCGCTTTGTCAAACCTTTGAGCGTGTTTTTCGCCTGTATGCTTTTATCCGCGATCACGCTCGCCTGCGCTTTTGTTCATGCTCCCAGACCCGGCAGGGGCTGGCAAGTGGAGGTTTTTTCCGGCATCTGGACAATTGGACTGTATCTTGGACTCGGGATTGCCCCATGGATTGTTCATTTTGCACGTTTTTGA